GCCCCTGCTCGGTATCCAGGTCTCATGCCAGCACGACCGTGGGGTAGAAAATCCAGTACGTAGGCGTGTTCTTCGTATCTCTTCTCCATACTCTCTTCTCTCGCCCCTTCAAACCGAGATAATAGCGTATTATTATTGTGAAAGCTATTATTCCTTTTTTCTATACTGATTCAGGAATGTTAAAATGTTTTCCAATTTTTGAGTTTCCACAATTTTTCGGCCTCCCGCTAAAAAAACGCGAATCTCCGCGATACTTTCTGGCATGCAATTAACCATCTGCACTGCTTCCTCTTCTTCAAGTTCAAACTTTTCCACTAAGCCGTTCACAAGCTTTTTAGCGGATTTTGCGTCTGTTTTGCCAAACTTAGCTGTGTAGTCTAGGGCTCGGCGTTGAAACTGGTCCAGATTCTCTTCGCCGATGGATTCCAATAGTTGCTTAACTTCTGGCACAGTTAATATTTTTTCTTTCAACGCTTTTCTAGGCATTCTTCTATTCTCCCTTAGTTACTCCGAAGGGTTCAAGATGTTCCGGTCTAACTATTATTTCTTTGACTGCTTTACCTTGAGTAACATTCATTACGTAGGCTTGCCCTCTCTTATCCTCGATGATCCCAATTTTCCCATGAAAGCGGCGGTGAGGCATGCCTTTGTGAACGCTTGGGTTTAGCTTCACAACCACCCGGTCACCAGGCTTGTATTCCCTAAGTATCTTGCTTAGACCCACCTTTCCTTTTTCTCTTGCTTTTTTTCTCAGCAACGAACGGGTTCTGCGACGGTAGCCTTTTGACTTCATTTTTCTTCTCCTGCAACCACGCTTAACACGTCTAATTGAAGAGGCGTAGCTTTGATGTCTAAGATGCTTGCAATGCTGGGCTTTGTACGACCCTCATCCCCAGTAACTAATTCTTTTATATAGAGGCCTCCTTGACAACGGATTTGCATTTCCGCGCGGTTATGTGCCAACCTTTTTACCTTTGCCTTATATATGTACTTTTCCCGTATCAAATCGGCACGGCGGTGTAAAACGCGTTGAGGCGTCTGCTGGCGAACAGTAACATTAGAAAGCATTCTCTCCACATCTTCCAGCTCATCGCCAGAAACATTACGGCTAAACTTCATTATCACACAATAAACTTTCTCGGCTGCTTCTGCCTTCTTAACCCGCCTTACCACATCTTTATCAGCAAAACGAAGGTTGTGCACTTCAACTTTTCCTCTCGCACGCTCGTTTATCGCATGCTCAAGTCTCTGTAAGTCTATAAAGCGTTTCTTGGGTTCCTTAACCTCTAGGACGAAAGGGCGCCCAGAGCCAAGCATACGAGCATCGATATCTTCTCTTCCAGCACCGTGAAAAGCAATTTCTTGGCCCTCTGCCAGTTCTAACATTGGAATGCCGATTAACTCTTCAACGGATTCTTGATATTTTTTGCCGGTCCAGTTGCAACTCTCGCAGCCTCTTCCATTACATTTTCCGCACAGCCACCGCGATTGGGGAATGCCACGGACAAG
The Candidatus Bathyarchaeota archaeon genome window above contains:
- a CDS encoding RNA polymerase Rpb4, whose translation is MPRKALKEKILTVPEVKQLLESIGEENLDQFQRRALDYTAKFGKTDAKSAKKLVNGLVEKFELEEEEAVQMVNCMPESIAEIRVFLAGGRKIVETQKLENILTFLNQYRKKE
- a CDS encoding 50S ribosomal protein L21e codes for the protein MKSKGYRRRTRSLLRKKAREKGKVGLSKILREYKPGDRVVVKLNPSVHKGMPHRRFHGKIGIIEDKRGQAYVMNVTQGKAVKEIIVRPEHLEPFGVTKGE
- a CDS encoding tRNA pseudouridine(54/55) synthase Pus10 yields the protein MGILEKAMQMLTEHPLCNHCLGRQFALLGYGAENMNRGKAIKLLLTMRGHQLTLSEGKTGIALLKTVASNGSFEMARDILKRFNKRAPAKRTCCLCDGRFERITALVKKAVNELENYEFATFLIGVELPLEVAEREDEFKANFNVTHGESMKSQFSRDIGKEICEITNREVDYGKPDIVVLVKPFTNSIRLQINSLFIAGRYKKLVRGIPQSRWLCGKCNGRGCESCNWTGKKYQESVEELIGIPMLELAEGQEIAFHGAGREDIDARMLGSGRPFVLEVKEPKKRFIDLQRLEHAINERARGKVEVHNLRFADKDVVRRVKKAEAAEKVYCVIMKFSRNVSGDELEDVERMLSNVTVRQQTPQRVLHRRADLIREKYIYKAKVKRLAHNRAEMQIRCQGGLYIKELVTGDEGRTKPSIASILDIKATPLQLDVLSVVAGEEK